The following are encoded in a window of Dioscorea cayenensis subsp. rotundata cultivar TDr96_F1 chromosome 16, TDr96_F1_v2_PseudoChromosome.rev07_lg8_w22 25.fasta, whole genome shotgun sequence genomic DNA:
- the LOC120279445 gene encoding S-norcoclaurine synthase 1-like, with translation MAETANDNLNLKNTGGSLPVPNVQSLAASKEFTEIPGRYVRPEINDSPVLDSVAKHGDIPIIDLSRLDHLQHSNDEILKLSLACEDWGFFQVINHGVPDEVMEKVKVVIKEFFQLPLEEKKAYKQLPGTVEGYGQVFVVSEEQKLDWGDMYFLSTEPVSGRNLKLWATNPPTFKDALEQYTQEIRRVANILLESIEKSLKLDKFFSMFESGVQSVRINYYPPCPQASKVLGLSPHSDAVGLTVLLQVNEAQGLQIKKNGAWLPIKPLPGAFIVNIGDIIEIMSNGKYKSIEHRAIVNTDRERMSIATFHSPRADAQVGPLPAAVEKNKPHYKTISFQDYVRMLFSFKLEGKNILDHMKLEA, from the exons ATGGCAGAAACAGCAAATGATAATTTGAACTTGAAGAACACAGGAGGATCTCTTCCTGTGCCGAATGTTCAATCACTTGCTGCTTCAAAGGAATTCACTGAGATTCCAGGAAGGTATGTTAGGCCTGAGATCAATGACAGTCCTGTTCTGGATAGTGTTGCCAAACATGGTGATATTCCAATCATAGATTTGAGTAGACTTGATCATCTTCAGCATTCCAATGATGAGATCCTAAAACTCAGTTTGGCTTGTGAAGACTGGGGATTCTTCCAG GTCATTAACCATGGAGTTCCTGATGAAGTGATGGAGAAAGTGAAGGTTGTGATCAAAGAGTTCTTTCAGTTACCTTTAGAGGAGAAGAAAGCTTATAAACAACTTCCAGGCACTGTAGAAGGCTATGGCCAAGTCTTTGTTGTATCAGAGGAACAGAAATTAGACTGGGGAGACATGTACTTTCTTTCCACTGAACCAGTCTCTGGGAGGAACTTGAAACTCTGGGCTACAAATCCACCCACATTCAA GGATGCATTGGAGCAATACACACAAGAAATTCGAAGAGTTGCAAACATTCTGTTGGAGTCTATTGAGAAGAGTTTGAAACTCGATAAATTCTTCAGCATGTTTGAAAGTGGAGTGCAATCTGTAAGGATTAACTATTACCCTCCATGTCCTCAAGCAAGCAAGGTGCTGGGACTATCCCCACACTCTGATGCTGTAGGTCTAACAGTGCTACTTCAAGTGAATGAAGCTCAAGGATTgcagataaaaaagaatggcGCTTGGCTTCCAATCAAACCACTCCCTGGTGCTTTCATTGTCAACATTGGAGATATCATTGAG ATAATGAGCAATGGGAAATACAAGAGCATTGAACACAGAGCTATAGTAAACACAGACCGAGAACGCATGTCGATCGCTACATTTCATAGCCCGAGAGCAGATGCACAAGTAGGACCACTTCCAGCGGCAGTAGAGAAAAACAAGCCACATTACAAGACTATTAGTTTCCAGGATTATGTCAGGATGCTCTTTTCTTTCAAACTTGAAGGGAAGAACATCTTGGATCATATGAAACTAGAGGCTTAA
- the LOC120278875 gene encoding S-norcoclaurine synthase 1-like, producing MGEEGDGNLNLMNTGGSLPVPNVQAISDSSKNCTEIPEKYVRPEMSESVVQNGAAGPGDFPIIDLSRLYQDSEEEITKLGAACEDWGFFMLINHGVPDEVINKIRGAITNFFSLPLEEKKVYAQRPGTVEGYGQTFVISEEQKLDWGDMYFLSTRPVAGRNMKLWPTNPPTFRDALHEYCEELQKVGTFLLESVQKSLKLSTLMDNHKDGLQAIRVNYYPPCPQASKVLGISPHSDAVSLTVLLQVNDVQGLQIRKDGAWYPIKPIPGAFIVNVGDIIEIMSNGKYKSIEHRAVVDTERERLSLATFFSPGVKGRVGPLPEILEKNEARYKSASMEEYIKMLFSFKLEGKNILDHMKLSPA from the exons ATGGGGGAAGAAGGAGATGGAAATTTGAACTTGATGAACACCGGAGGATCTCTTCCGGTGCCGAACGTTCAAGCGATCTCAGACTCTTCAAAGAACTGCACTGAGATCCCAGAGAAGTATGTCAGACCTGAGATGAGTGAGAGCGTTGTTCAGAATGGTGCTGCTGGTCCTGGTGACTTTCCAATCATAGATTTGAGTAGACTTTATCAGGACTCTGAGGAAGAGATAACAAAGCTTGGAGCAGCATGTGAAGACTGGGGATTCTTTATG CTCATTAATCATGGAGTTCCTGATGAAGTGATTAACAAGATAAGGGGTGCCATCACTAACTTCTTCAGTTtgcctttggaggagaagaaagTATATGCACAACGTCCAGGCACTGTTGAAGGTTATGGCCAAACTTTTGTCATCTCAGAGGAACAGAAACTGGATTGGGGGGACATGTACTTCCTTTCTACTAGACCAGTTGCTGGGAGGAACATGAAACTCTGGCCTACAAATCCACCCACTTTCAG AGATGCATTGCATGAGTACTGTGAAGAACTGCAGAAAGTGGGAACCTTTTTGTTAGAATCAGTGCAGAAGAGTTTGAAACTCTCTACTCTCATGGACAATCACAAAGATGGCCTTCAAGCTATAAGAGTTAACTACTACCCTCCATGTCCTCAAGCCAGCAAAGTCCTGGGCATATCCCCACACTCTGATGCTGTTAGTCTAACTGTGCTCCTCCAAGTGAATGATGTTCAAGGACTGCAGATAAGAAAGGATGGTGCTTGGTACCCAATCAAACCTATCCCTGGTGCTTTCATTGTCAACGTTGGAGATATCattgaa ATAATGAGCAATGGAAAATACAAGAGCATTGAACACAGGGCTGTTGTTGATACAGAGAGAGAACGGTTGTCATTAGCAACTTTCTTTAGTCCTGGAGTTAAAGGACGTGTAGGACCATTGCCAGAGATATTGGAGAAAAATGAAGCACGCTATAAGTCTGCTAGCATGGAGGAGTATATTAAAATGCTCTTTTCCTTCAAACTTGAAGGGAAAAACATATTGGATCACATGAAACTATCACCTGCTTAA
- the LOC120279247 gene encoding protein SRG1-like has protein sequence MAEAEIDNLNLKNIGGSLPVPNVQSLAASKEFTEVPGRYVRPEINSSPVLDSAARHGDIPIIDLSRLDYLQHSQDEVLKLGLACEEWGFFQLINHGVPDKVIETMKVVIEEFFRLPLEEKKVYEQLPGSVEGYGHASVVSEEQKLDWGDMYFLSTRPVSGRNLKLWPTNPPIFKDALDQYSEEMQRVANILLEAIGKSLKLNKLIDNFKGGLQAIRINYYPPCPQASKVMGLSPHSDAVGLSVLLQVNDVQGLQIKKNGAWLPIKPLPNAFIINLGDIIEIMSNGKYKSIEHRAVVSPERERLSIVTFHSLRTDAQVGPLQAETQEKSEPFYYKDH, from the exons ATGGCTGAAGCAGAAATTGATAATTTGAACTTGAAGAACATAGGAGGATCTCTTCCAGTGCCGAACGTTCAATCGCTTGCGGCTTCAAAGGAATTCACTGAGGTTCCAGGAAGGTATGTTAGGCCTGAGATCAACAGCAGTCCTGTTCTGGATAGTGCTGCCAGACATGGTGATATTCCAATCATAGATTTGAGTAGACTTGATTATCTTCAGCATTCCCAAGATGAGGTCCTGAAACTCGGTTTGGCTTGTGAAGAATGGGGTTTCTTCCAG CTCATTAACCATGGAGTTCCTGATAAAGTGATAGAGACAATGAAGGTAGTGATTGAAGAGTTCTTTCGGTtgcctttggaggagaagaaagTATATGAACAACTTCCAGGCTCTGTTGAAGGCTATGGCCATGCCTCTGTTGTCTCAGAGGAACAGAAATTGGACTGGGGGGATATGTACTTCCTTTCTACTAGACCAGTTTCTGGGAGGAATTTGAAACTCTGGCCAACAAATCCACCAATATTCAA GGATGCATTGGATCAGTACTCTGAAGAAATGCAGAGAGTGGCAAACATTCTGTTAGAAGCAATAGGGAAGAGCTTGAAACTCAATAAACTCATAGACAATTTCAAAGGTGGACTACAAGCTATAAGGATTAACTATTACCCTCCATGTCCTCAAGCAAGCAAGGTGATGGGATTATCCCCACACTCTGATGCTGTGGGTCTATCAGTGCTTCTTCAAGTGAATGATGTTCAAGGATTgcagataaaaaagaatggtGCTTGGCTTCCAATCAAACCACTCCCAAATGCTTTCATTATCAACCTTGGAGATATCATTGAA ATAATGAGCAATGGGAAATATAAGAGCATTGAACACAGGGCTGTTGTAAGTCCAGAGCGAGAACGCTTGTCGATTGTCACATTTCATAGCCTGAGGACTGATGCACAAGTAGGCCCACTTCAGGCAGAGACACAGGAGAAAAGTGAACCATTCTACTACAAAGACCATTAG
- the LOC120278904 gene encoding S-norcoclaurine synthase 1-like produces the protein MVEAGNDNWNLKNTATRTFPVPNVQSIADASDNCTEIPEKYVIPEINDSLVLNGAAAGPGDLPIIDFSRLCKQSEEEIAKLSLACEDWGYFLLINHGVPDEAIENMKVAIIEFFRLPLEEKKVYAKQPNTGFEGYAQTFVISEKPKVVSGEKYILSTRTVAGRNMKLWTQNPPTFKDALDQYTEEIQKVANTVFESIGKSLKLDKFIDNFKDCQQSVRINYYPPCPHASNVLGIPPHTDTVGLTVVLQVNEVHGLQIKKNGVWLPINPLPGALIVNSGDIIEIMSNGKYKSLEHRAVVNSEQERFSIATFHGPRADAQIGPLPAETPAKSEPFYYKTVSFQDYSRMVFAHKDDGKNILDYMKLEV, from the exons ATGGTGGAAGCAGGAAATGATAATTGGAACCTCAAGAACACAGCAACAAGAACTTTTCCAGTGCCGAATGTTCAATCCATTGCCGATGCTTCAGATAACTGCACTGAGATCCCAGAGAAGTATGTTATACCTGAGATCAATGATAGTCTTGTTTTGAATGGTGCTGCTGCTGGTCCCGGTGACCTTCCAATCATAGATTTCAGTAGACTTTGTAAGCAATCTGAGGAAGAGATAGCGAAGCTCAGCTTGGCATGTGAAGACTGGGGATACTTTCTG CTTATTAACCATGGAGTTCCTGATGAAGCCATAGAGAATATGAAGGTTGCGATCATTGAGTTCTTTCGATtgcctttggaggagaagaaagtatatgcaaaacaaccaaacactggatttgaaGGCTATGCCCAAACCTTTGTCATCTCAGAGAAACCGAAAGTCGTGAGTGGGGAAAAGTACATCCTTTCTACTAGAACAGTTGCTGGGAGGAACATGAAACTCTGGACCCAAAATCCACCCACATTCAA GGATGCATTGGATCAGTACACTGAAGAAATTCAGAAAGTGGCAAACACTGTGTTTGAGTCAATAGGAAAGAGCTTGAAACTTGATAAATTCATTGACAATTTTAAGGATTGCCAGCAATCTGTAAGGATTAACTACTACCCTCCATGTCCTCATGCAAGCAATGTGCTGGGAATACCCCCACACACTGATACTGTAGGCCTAACAGTGGTACTTCAAGTGAATGAAGTTCATGGATTGCAGATTAAAAAGAATGGTGTTTGGCTTCCAATCAATCCACTCCCTGGTGCTCTCATTGTCAACAGTGGAGATATCATTGAG ATAATGAGCAATGGGAAATACAAGAGCCTTGAACACAGGGCTGTTGTAAATTCAGAGCAAGAACGCTTTTCGATTGCCACATTTCATGGCCCGAGGGCTGATGCACAGATAGGCCCACTTCCGGCAGAGACACCCGCAAAGAGTGAACCATTTTACTATAAGACTGTTAGCTTCCAGGATTATTCTAGGATGGTCTTTGCTCATAAAGATGATGGGAAAAACATCTTGGATTATATGAAACTAGAAGTTTAA